In one Bactrocera tryoni isolate S06 unplaced genomic scaffold, CSIRO_BtryS06_freeze2 scaffold_960, whole genome shotgun sequence genomic region, the following are encoded:
- the LOC120782131 gene encoding uncharacterized protein LOC120782131 gives MMEVQSKQGAQLGVLANKDADMRNLSKLFPIKTIEEMESVNNAINEVNINEYINAIKHLLKGDPVKHFEEIISRSMCNEVNVGGVHGKICLKKYTSLYDAIISTYIN, from the exons atgatgGAAGTTCAATCAAAGCAAGGCGCCCAATTAGGCGTTCTTGCTAATAAGGACGCAGATATGAGGAATTTGAGCAAACTCTTCCCTATAAAAACCATTGAAGAAATGGAAAGCGTCAATAACGCCATAAATGAGGTGAACATCAATGAATAT ATTAACGCAATAAAACACTTATTAAAGGGGGATCCTGTAAAGCACTTTGAGGAAATTATCTCCAGATCTATGTGCAACGAAGTCAATGTAGGCGGCGTCCATGGCAAGATTTGCCTCAAAAAATATACTTCCTTGTATGATGCGATTATAAGTacgtatataaattaa